DNA sequence from the Dunckerocampus dactyliophorus isolate RoL2022-P2 chromosome 4, RoL_Ddac_1.1, whole genome shotgun sequence genome:
caatcaatgaaggtgtcgtgtgtagactttaattactgagtcctagctcagtcacaatcattcacaagatccacacaaactgtcagttgttccacataaaaaagccatcttcttttgagcttgctatttcctggtcaaacatgtaactttaagagcatttgcaccaaaacattaccgcaaagtaggctgggaacaggacgtgctcccagcgacgctacaattaaaaaaaacaaaacaaaacaaaaaaaacatatgctagcatgcatgcggcagcgggagcaaaactgagttcggttgtacttaactgaagtattttatcagttatcaagCCTCtcgcttccttttagtaagtaaaaaccttggctatgattgcactacattgtcatgtagacctacaaagtacacttggaagaacaagaggtgaataaatgtattgcaactgatgtgaaactgatgaggggtaggattaaataagctttgcttcttcctactcctttttggacatgcaaaattgtgaattgtactatgtgatgtgctactgtttgactcatgcatgttcaggattaaaaccatgaaccatgataataacaagcctagtagtgctgtacaacttttatcagcagtccgcagtgccatctactggtcaacattattattattttcccttttttttcttttttttcccctctactggttaacattcaaactggacgccaacctgtctatagaggccacctgtctatagcggccacttttgcagactccctctagtggccgctatagacaagtttgactgtatttatattttcattgGTTGTAGCGAGTGTTCCAGAAGACCAGGGAGAGCCAACTGATGATCCAGAGAAGCATCCAGACGAAGGGGCTGCTGTCAAAATGGAAGGGACTGCTGAAACAGAAGAACGGGAAACTGCTAGTGCCCCTGTTTCCAAGACGAGTACTCGCACAGGCACTTTTGCGATGTTTGGTAGGTTACCTTGCCGATATGGTAATGGCACGCACAGTATTATTTCCCAATAGTCAGTACTTTTTGGGGCCGCCtggtggttagtatgttggccacacagtcaagaagatctgggtttgtatGTCCgtctgggcatctctgtgtggagtttgcatgttctctccgtgcgtgggatttctccaaaaatatgcatgttaggttcattggagactgtaaattgtccatgaatGGTTGTGTATTTGTGCCCTGTGGTTGGCTttcgaccagtccaaggtgtaccccgctcCTCAgccacagtcagctgggataggctccagcatactgtGACCCTATAGAGGCCAAACGTTTTGGAGGATGGATgataattatttgtttttatactttttaggTGAAAGGCAAAGACACAGGGGGCGGCGGTCTGACGTGGAGCGGTTTACATCCAGCATGGAGAGACTCCAGGCTGTCTTGGTGGACCAGCTACGGCAGAGTCAAGAAATGCAGGAAAGGCTGGTGAATTCCATCCTCCAGAGCAACGAGTCGATGGTGTCGGCTCTTCTTGAAGGCATCCAAAGTCTAAGACCACGTCCCCCGGATCACCGAGGAGGAAAAGGTTGACAGTTCTGTTGATTTCTCTTAAGAAATTTAGGTATCCTGTATTAATATCGGTTATCTGGCctatatcagcaaaaaaacaagagtATGGGCTTGTATCAGCCTAGGGCTGTcgcgataacaaattttgctggacgataattgtccgaCAAATGATtaccgataaacgatattatagtcaacattattttgagacagtttttttgttttctgtaatgataatatatggcataataatgcaagtacacgtatcaaaagcaataaactttcatttctcgagtgtatttaacattgtcattggaatgtcaagagcctttaaataaaataaattaaacgaACAACATAATgcaataaacaaaaaagacaaaaacaccctgatgaaaataagtgtctttttcagtaaaaattgcaatatttctatttttgaatCCGTATCCCTTTCGTTATTGTTTGagaattaaatttaaaaaataacccggaaatactctgaagttcacatttaGGCCTCAATGGAGATGtcggctcatttgcatatacacttcctcaattcacttttagcaacattgtgtgtggaatacgctgtttacgtttaacggggtgtaatgttttgtcagagattggccaaagtacatgtttcggatgcagcaaaatgcgtttggtgcacaatgaggtgttatacttggAGAATCACGGACGGCTACTGAAACATAAGTTCCAGCgttctgtattatttatttcattgtctttgtcacaaaacaatgatgTGCAAACGGGGTGAAATTGACAGCAGATGGTGTTGTATACACAACACCTCACAAATCATTGCATTCTATTTGTCTCCCACCGTGTacctgcgcactgtcacctctccattcgagtgtatgtgatgaagacggcGATCAGAGGCAAAACATCGTCTAAGACTggagtgtccaaacatttttcaccgagggccacatactgaaaaatgatgcaagggccacgttgtttttttttttttttgtaaagcaatACATGTTgatatgctcagaagttatacatgtttcaaggaaaaactgcatctgagATTTGTGAAATAGTCGAAAAgcatattagtatgaactttggtatttttcttttttctccccatttttgttgttttcttgccagttttcttctcataattttaactttattccgaTAGTAAAACTttttcggatttttttttttccagaattgaaagtaataattaataataaatgaataataataataatattattaataatacaataattaattattactgtattgtttgtttctcatattacaactttttcttgaatatttcaactctatgcaactaaaatgactatTTGTCTTCATGacgaatttattcttgtaaaatcgtgactgtctaacttttttttcttaatctttttactttattctggtaaaattgcagctgttgctTTTCAAATTGTTCcgactatttcagctttctttttgaacattttattctcctaagtatgactttattcccataatatttttacctcATTCCCATAGTATTATGAATGTTgccccaacctaaatttccaaaaattccaatttgatggatttgtttctcatattaccactTAAAAACATAccacctttttttcctttagtatttcagcttcatgctgctaaaatgatgttatttttcctgatagtattatgttattcttgtaaaattacgataTTTTCTCATCACGTTACGACTTTTTTGgaggcggcagtggctcaggaggtagagcaggtcgtccaggtttgatcctcgctccctccacccattCACTGACACCTCACCCACCCTGCCTCCAGCGCTGCCCACACTGGGGTATggtgtacactaagtcccctactaacgaacatccgacgtgcgaacattcgtagatacgaacacaagccgactggtctatattttcatgtgttttgcctcaaAAGCCCATATTTATGCTGCTACATGCTTAAAAAGCAAGCACATATTTaaactgctacatgcttgaccagcagagggcactgtgacactgctaatgggaccaacagcgggagaacaagaggaggaggagaggaggtggGGACgagagagaaagctacattttAGCTCtgtgatacaacccggacagagcgtgtgattaaagtttatgaagagttaataggcctgctgaATTCTACACCActcacagaacactacctcttttagaagagtctaacgacgacgacgtaAAATTACTGGGGGGttttttagctttcttgttaattattttattgtgcCGCTGgccaatttataaaaaaaaaaaactgctgcgaACTGCAAATGACCATCAGGCCGCACTTTGTACAGTCCAGTTATCATTTCAGCCCTGAGAATACAGCAGCCTGGATGAGTTAGAATATTCGCAGGCACTACCAAGTATTGTTTCCCCAAAGGTCATGCATACTTTTCTTCTTTTCCATCCGAAATGAGCTGCGCCGCCATTACTCCTCCCGCTCCCAGAGTCGCCATTTGTTGTGGGAAATGTCCCCACCATGGGACATTTGACATGTCTGACCTAAAGTGTGATTGTGTCCTACAGACATCCAGCAGCTGAATGGTCATCAAGAAGAACGTGCCCCTCAGCCGCAGGGGGGGACCcccactttgaagcaggaggagCCCCAGCCCCCCGACGTTAAAGAGGAAGTGGAGGAGCTCTGGctcactcaggagggagagcgtTTTCTGGGGCCAGAGGAGGCTGACCTCACCAAGATGCCTGTGAAGACTGAGGACCACAAAGACAAACCGCCCGAGTCCTTACGCCTTCATCATAGTCCCCATGATTGGAACAGAGAGGCGGAGCCTCCAAGCAACATTTCACAACTCGTGaaaacagaagctgatggaggcgactgtggaggatcacacaTAGACCTCTTAGCGCCGCTATCAGATTGAATGCAAACATGCGGACTCGTACTGGACGATATGCGGCTCAACATTTGCTCAAAAGAAAACTTTGCCCGTTCACGTGTGTGGTGCCGATTTGACAGCGCACATGCGGTCATGCAATGGCGAAGAAACATTTTCttgaagaaacaaaaacaaataagtaGCACATACGGTAGTTACTATACTGTAGTTTGTAGCCTGCATAATGCCTGCTGAGGAAGATGGCTGCCCTTCCCTGACTTTTTGTTAGGTTTGACTTTTCTTGCAGTtactttttccttgcctctgttgcCAAACTGCTTATTCATGTGGAGTTTGGTGTTTTTTGTAAATGGGTAGAACGTTCCCTGAGATAATgtatgttgttgctgttgttgttgttgttaaatgGTGTAAATAAAATTGATTTCCTAGATTTGGTCCAACTTTTTACCAGAAAGATGTAGGTTGTGTTTTCTTTATGCATTTTATTGCAGTGAAAATGACACCTTTCATCCAAGCAACCAACACCACGAGTGTGCTCAGCCGGCACATCTCAATAAATGAGAATATTGTACAAAAGTgatttgatttcaggagttcatTTCAGACCATTTAAAGACACATTACGCTTTTGCAGGCTGAACCAATAACCGTTTCACAGTTTTTCcgcatttaattattttttttattagctggaAACTATTCTCATCAACATTCTTGAAATACTTAAGTCATTGTCTCGTCAGTCTACGGAATATAAAAGTTACACATTTTGAATTAACCTCAACTTCACTTGTTTCTACTGCCATTTTCAACACCGCCACCTGGTGGCAGCAGCGTGACATCACGGGTGACTTGGCTCTCTGGTAAAACCATCGAAGAAGAAAAAGCCTGGTCACTGCTGGTGGAGGCGCAACCGAACCTCTGGCCTTCGTCGACTGGGTCCTTCGTCGGCTGCAGACGCTTCAGTTGGACACAGCTAGTGTTTTGTGGGGCGATCTCGCTACAAGAAACCGGTCAAAAATGTTGAATGAGTTGGTTAGGAGGCGACTAACGGCGGCAgctgatgaatggatgaatattCGCGTTGTTTGAAAGAGCGAAAGCGTCCTAAGAGGAGGAACTTCCTCGAACAACAGAGAAGGAGCGACATCGACAACAACTCGAAGCTGTGTGCAAGACTCCCATCGTTTTGCAAATAGAAGGTATTTTTACTAACCTatctttaaaacatttaaaaatgttgttgcgTTAAATGCTTAGAATATGTGATGtgtatacggtggtgtgaaaaagtgtttgcccccttgctgatttctcgttttctgcatgtttgtcacactttaatgttgcagatcatcaaacaaatttaaatattagccaatgacaacacaactgaacacaacatgcagtttttaaatgaaactttttagtatgaagggagaaaagatccaaacctacatggccctgtgtgaaaaagtgattgccccctaaccttaataagtggttggccccccttagcagcaacaactgcaatcaagcgtttgtgataacttgcaatgagtctcttacagcgctggggaggaattttggcccactcatctttgcagaattgttgtcattcagccacattggagggttttccagcatgaagcgcctttttaaggtcatgccacagcatctcaataggattcaggtcaggacttggacta
Encoded proteins:
- the LOC129179603 gene encoding uncharacterized protein LOC129179603 isoform X1, with product MSSEGARGTHFWGEEEAVFLLQQLKELNILKCLDGRKTRNGEVFKKVAKKMENAGFIRTPEQIRVKWKRMKRIYFITKKDSKRSGHNSVSCPHYELLEDLLGGRTLSQTLAHGLDVGFGASVSASVPEDQGEPTDDPEKHPDEGAAVKMEGTAETEERETASAPVSKTSTRTGTFAMFGERQRHRGRRSDVERFTSSMERLQAVLVDQLRQSQEMQERLVNSILQSNESMVSALLEGIQSLRPRPPDHRGGKDIQQLNGHQEERAPQPQGGTPTLKQEEPQPPDVKEEVEELWLTQEGERFLGPEEADLTKMPVKTEDHKDKPPESLRLHHSPHDWNREAEPPSNISQLVKTEADGGDCGGSHIDLLAPLSD
- the LOC129179603 gene encoding uncharacterized protein LOC129179603 isoform X2 produces the protein MSSEGARGTHFWGEEEAVFLLQQLKELNILKCLDGRKTRNGEVFKKVAKKMENAGFIRTPEQIRVKWKRMKRIYFITKKDSKRSGHNSVSCPHYELLEDLLGGRTLSQTLAHGLDVGFGASVSGERQRHRGRRSDVERFTSSMERLQAVLVDQLRQSQEMQERLVNSILQSNESMVSALLEGIQSLRPRPPDHRGGKDIQQLNGHQEERAPQPQGGTPTLKQEEPQPPDVKEEVEELWLTQEGERFLGPEEADLTKMPVKTEDHKDKPPESLRLHHSPHDWNREAEPPSNISQLVKTEADGGDCGGSHIDLLAPLSD